One stretch of Tenrec ecaudatus isolate mTenEca1 chromosome 18, mTenEca1.hap1, whole genome shotgun sequence DNA includes these proteins:
- the KLK9 gene encoding kallikrein-9 translates to MKLALACSLLSLLAEHSWADTRAIGAEECRPNSQPWQAGLFFLTRLFCGASLISDRWLLTAAHCRKPFLWARLGEHHIWRWEGPEQLFRVTDFFPHPGFNGDLSAQDHNHDIMLMRLPRQAHLGPEVMPLNLSATCVSPGTQCLISGWGAVSSPIVEYPKTLQCANISILESNLCSRAYPGHITKSMLCAGLWEGGRGSCQGDSGGPLVCDGTLAGVVSGGSEPCSRPGRPAVYTSVCHYVDWIRKTMEEN, encoded by the exons ATGAAGCTGGCGTTGGCATGCTCTCTGCTCTCGCTCCTGGCAG agcacAGCTGGGCAGACACCCGGGCCATTGGGGCCGAAGAATGCCGTCCCAACTCGCAGCCCTGGCAGGCGGGCCTCTTCTTCCTCACCCGGCTCTTCTGTGGGGCTTCCCTCATCAGTGACCGCTGGCTGCTCACCGCCGCCCACTGCCGCAAGCC GTTCCTGTGGGCTCGCCTCGGGGAGCACCACATCTGGCGGTGGGAGGGTCCGGAGCAGCTGTTCCGGGTCACagacttcttcccccaccccgggTTCAACGGAGACCTCAGTGCCCAAGACCACAATCACGACATCATGCTGATGCGCCTGCCCAGGCAAGCACACCTGGGTCCTGAAGTGATGCCCCTCAACCTCAGTGCGACCTGTGTCTCCCCAGGCACCCAGTGCCTGATCTCAGGCTGGGGGGCTGTGTCCAGCCCCATAG TGGAGTACCCGAAAACCCTGCAATGCGCCAACATCAGCATCCTAGAGTCTAACCTCTGCAGCAGGGCATACCCAGGCCACATCACCAAGAGCATGCTGTGTGCCGGCCTGTGGGAGGGCGGCCGAGGCTCCTGCCAG GGTGATTCTGGAGGCCCCCTGGTTTGTGATGGGACCCTGGCCGGTGTAGTGTCTGGGGGTTCAGAGCCCTGCTCCAGACCCGGGCGCCCCGCCGTCTATACCAGCGTATGCCACTACGTGGACTGGATCCGAAAGACCATGGAGGAAAACTGA